Below is a genomic region from Vibrio mimicus.
TGATCACCACCGATGGCTTTCTATACCCCAATAAGGTGCTGACTGAGCGTGGCATCATGCATAAAAAAGGCTTTCCTGAGTCTTATAATATTCGCAGACTGGTTGAGTTTGTTTCCGAAGTCAAAGCGGGGCAGCCGAATGTGGTCGCTCCCGTGTACTCACATCTGACTTACGATATTACTGATGAGCAGAAAGTAGTTGATCGCCCAGATGTACTGATCATCGAAGGTTTGAACGTGTTGCAAAGTGGTATGGACTACCCTCACGATCCACATCGTGTGTTTATTTCTGATTTCCTCGATTTTTCGATTTATGTCGATGCTGACAGTGAGCGGATCGAAAAATGGTATGTTGAACGGTTTATGAAATTTCGCCAAGGTGCGTTTAAAAAGCCAGGGTCATACTTCAGTCACTATACTGCCCTTACTGAAGCGCAAGCAGAACAAAAAGCACGTTCGATTTGGGAAACCATCAATGGTAAAAATCTGGTTGAAAACATCCTTCCTACCAAAGGGCGCGCACACCTGATTCTACGTAAAGGACTTAATCATAGTGTGGAAGAAGTGCTCCTACGTAAATAAGCATTGCAGGCTACTCGATTGTGATAAAAAAGAGGCTTTCGCCTCTTTTTTGTTTTAGTCATTTTTACGTAGTGATATTTCACCACCGATAAAGCTTTTCAGGCCGTCAGCAGTTTCTAATAATACGCCACCGTGCTCATCGATCCCACGTTCAATCCCTCGAACTTCATTTGCTCCCATCAAAAGTTTAACGGGTCGACCAATAAAGTTATCCCAACGATTCCAACGCTCGACAAAATTTTGCATTCCCGAAACTTCATATTGGCGTAGGGTGCGATCTAACGCAGTAATGAGATTGGTGGCCAACGCATTACGATCAATGCGACTTTGCCCCGTAACTTCCGCAAGACTTACCCATGGTTGATCAATATTGCCTTCGTTATCACGCATCGCAAGATTGATCCCCATCCCGATCACTAAATGCGCCGCAGCACCCGCTTGACCTGACATTTCCACTAAGATGCCCGCCAGCTTTTTGTCTTGATAATAGAGATCATTCGGCCATTTGAGCTTAACGCCATTCACACCTATGGCTTCCAACGCCTCAACAATGGCTACCCCAACCACCAAACTCAGCCCCATCGCCGCAGCCATACCAGCATCTAAACGCCAATACATGGAGAGGTAAAGGTTGGCACCAAAAGGAGATACCCAATGTCGGCCACGTCGACCGCGTCCACTGGCTTGATATTCGGCTAAACAAACGGTTCCGGATGACAGAGTGTCTACATGATCAAGTAAATATTGGTTGGTTGAGCCAATAATTGGGTGCAATTCAACAGGGTTTGTGACTTGCGATTGAATAACCGACTGCTCAAGCAACATCATAGGCTGTGCCAGTTGGTAGCCTTTACCTTGCACCCGAAACACATCTACACCCCACTCACGAATGCCTTGAATGTGCTTACTGATCGCTGCGCGCGAGATCCCAAGCTGAGCACCTAATACCTCGCCTGAGTGGAAATCACCATCCGACAGCTGTTTGAGTATATTTAATTTGGCACTGTGCTCTTTCATTTTTGCTTATTCATCCACTGGGTCAAATTGGTTTCCTTGCTCTCCCCCATAAAACGCACTTCATGCTCCAGTTCAATACCATAACATTCGAACACTTGCTGTTTCACGTAGGCTGCCAGTTGTAAAATATCTTGCGCGCAAGCGGCACCAGTATTCACAATCACCAAAGCTTGTTTCGGGTGCACTTTCGCCCCACCGATTTGCTGGCCTTTTAATCCCGCGTGATCAATTAACCACCCCGCTGCGATTTTCACTCCATGTTCCGTTGGATAAGCGACAATATCGGGGTGCAATGCGTGTAGGCGAGTAAATTCAAGCTCACTGATCACTGGATTTTTGAAAAAGCTTCCCGCATTCCCCATTAGATTAGGGTCGGGCAACTTATCCATCCGTGTTGCACAAACACGCTGATAGACATCATCTGCCGTACAAGTTGCAGGAAGATCTTTTAACGGACCGTAATTAACACTCGGCACCCAAGCTTTGGCTAATTTCAATCCAACCGCAATCACCACCGCTTTCTCATAGAGCTGATGCTTAAAAATCGAATCACGATAGTCGAACTGGCACTCTTCTACCGTCAAGCGTTTCACCTCTCCCGTTTCTAAGCATAAGTAATCCACATAATCACAAACATCTTTGAACTCAACGCCATAAGCGCCGATATTTTGGATGGGTGCAGAACCTGCACAGCCAGGGATCAGCGCCAGATTTTCAAGCCCACCAATACCTTGCTCAACACACCAAGCCACCAGAGCAGCCCAATCTTCACCGCCCGACACATGCAGCCAGTGGTAACTATCATCTTGTTGATGCTCAATTCCCTTTAGCCGATTCAATATCACCATCCCCGAATAAGGGCAAGTAAACAACATATTGCTGCCTTTACCAATGATCAGCTTAGGCACATTTATCCATGGCGCTGAACAGTACAACGCTTTGAGATCATCAATCGATTCTGCTACGGCTAATTGCGCAGTAGTTTGGTCAATACCAAAGGTATGATAGGGCTTTAGGTTAGCCCCGAGTTGAATTTGCATGGTCGTCTTAGGATAACTTAAACTGAACACATTCTACCTCAGATAACCAATAAGCACGAAAGACCAATGTTAGAGTTTCAACAATTTGATCCTATCAAACTCCCGCTCATCAAGCGTTTTTATAAAATGCACTACCCAGGTACCAAACCCAAAAGTGATGAGCAGATCATTGTGGCATTGGAAAAAACGGAAATTATCGCTGTAGTACGTTTTCGTGCGATTGGAGTTCATCGTTTACTCACCGGCATGACAGTAAAAGAACAGAATCGCCAGCAAGGTATCGGTAAGCAACTTCTCCACCATTGCCAAAGGGAATGGCTTAACCACTCGACATACTGTTTTGCTTATGCACACCTTGAAAATTTTTATCAACAAGGCAGTTTTGTTCGAATAGAAACATTCGAACTTCCTTCCGAACTATCCATCCTCTTTGAACGATACTCACGAAGCGGCAAAGATCTCATTCCGATGCGATATCAAGCGAAGTAATGTCAAGAATGGTCGCCATTTCTAGCCTTTTCTTAACCAGTTTTGGTAATATCCACTGCTCGCAATTTTGCACACAACAAGGTAATGCATCCCAATGATTGCTCGAAGAAACCCTATCGAACACCTACCAGCGATTGCGCAAGATCCTGACAAGTTCGGCGTATTGCTCTCTGCTGCGGATTTTCGAACTCATTTGGTGGAATCGATTCGTCAGGCGCGCAAACGTATCTACCTCGTTGCACTCTATTTAGAAGATGATGATGCGGGTCGTGAAATCCTCACTGAGCTTTACGCAGCCAAACAACGCAACCCAGGACTCGACATTCATATTTGTGTTGACTGGCATCGTGCACAACGTGGATTGATCGGAGCAGCCGCATCTGAAGGTAATGCGGCGATGTATCGTGACTTTGCTGAGCAACACGAGCATTGTATCCCTGTTTACGGCATACCAGTGAGAGGACGTGAAGTCTTCGGCGTTCTGCATCTCAAAGGATTCATTATTGATGATCAAGTTATCTATAGTGGAGCTAGCCTTAATAATGTTTACTTACAGTACCATGAACGTTATCGTTTCGATCGTTACCATACCCTCGAAAACACAACTCTTGCAGATAGCATGGTGCAATTTATCCAACAAGAAATGCTCGCTCATCCGGCAGTGAACAATCTTGCTTGCGGTAGCAAACCTACAACCAAAGAAATTAAAGCCGATATCCGCCAATTTCGTGCCTCGCTTGCTCTGGCTAATTATCAGTTTACCAAACAAAAAATCGCAGAAAGTCAGGTAGCAGTCGTTCCACTCGTAGGCCTTGGAAGACGTAGAAACCGACTCAATCAAGCAATTGTCCAACTATTAGCTTCAGCCAAAGATGAAGTGTTCATCTGCACGCCATACTTTAACTTTCCACCGAGCATTGCTAAAGAAGTAAAAAAAGCACTGCGACGTGGGGTGAAAGTCCATATTGTGATTGGTGATAAAACCGCTAACGATTTCTATATTGCTCCAGAAGAACCTTTCAAAACCATTGGCGGCTTACCTTACTTATATGAGCTGAATCTTCGCCGTTTTGCCAAAGCGAATGAAGCACACATAGCGAGTCGTAAGCTGTCTATCCATCTATGGAAACATGAGAATCACAGCTTCCATCTCAAAGGCATCTGGGTAGATAAACGCTACATGCTACTGACAGGTAATAACCTCAATCCGCGAGCTTGGAAACTCGATCTGGAAAACGCGATTTTGATCCGCGACGACTACCACCATCTGACAGAGAAATTCGAAGCCGAAATTGAAAACATCCTGCAGCATACCCAGCTTATCTGCACTTATAAGCAAATTGAGAAACCAGAGCAGTACCCAGATCGAGTTCAGCGTTTAGTTCGTAGAATTATGCGTCTAAAAGCTGATCGAGTTCTCAAGCAAATCTTGTAAACCTAGACTCTAGAAACTGAACATATCTCCTTTAGCCGATGCCCAGTACATCGGCTTTTTCTTATCGCCCTACGTCCCAATCGCATGAACCCCAACACGAATATCCACTTCTCACCCTGCAGCCCGTAGAGTATTAAACGCGGCACGCGCTCAACTGCGAATAGCAATAGAGCCCCATTCGCTTGAGGTTTGAGTCACGATACAGCGTAGAGGTAAAGATAACCAAGGCGTGGATCCCCTCAAGAATCATGCAATCAGGAAGTAGGAAGCTTAGAAGTTAGAGTTTAAGAGAGAGGGTGGGATTGGTATTGCCCAAAAAGCAAAAAACCCAGTCCTAAGACTGGGTTTCTCAAATAAGTGGCGGAGCGGACGGGACTCGAACCCGCGACCCCCGGCGTGACAGGCCGGTATTCTAACCAACTGAACTACCGCTCCGCATTGGTTAGCGCTTGGTGCTAAATTAAAGCCTGGCGATGTTCTACTCTCACATGGGGAAACCCCACACTACCATCGACGCTGTTTCGTTTCACTTCTGAGTTCGGGATGGAGTCAGGTGGGTCCAAAACGCTATGGTCGCCAAGCAAAATTTTAAAATCTGGAAAGCTGTTTTCATTCTCACACACATTCTTATGCGCTTAGCTTTGAGTCCACTACAAAACCCCTTGGGTGTTGTATGGTTAAGCCTCACGGGCAATTAGTACAGGTTAGCTCAACGCCTCACAACGCTTACACACCCTGCCTATCAACGTTCTAGTCTCGAACAACCCTTTAGGACAGTTAAACTGTCAGGGAAGACTCATCTCAGGGCTCGCTTCCCGCTTAGATGCTTTCAGCGGTTATCGATTCCGAACTTAGCTACCGGGCAATGCGTCTGGCGACACAACCCGAACACCAGAGGTTCGTCCACTCCGGTCCTCTCGTACTAGGAGCAGCCCCCTTCAATCTTCCAACGCCCACGGCAGATAGGGACCGAACTGTCTCACGACGTTCTAAACCCAGCTCGCGTACCACTTTAAATGGCGAACAGCCATACCCTTGGGACCGACTTCAGCCCCAGGATGTGATGAGCCGACATCGAGGTGCCAAACACCGCCGTCGATATGAACTCTTGGGCGGTATCAGCCTGTTATCCCCGGAGTACCTTTTATCCGTTGAGCGATGGCCCTTCCATACAGAACCACCGGATCACTATGACCTGCTTTCGCACCTGCTCGAACCGTCATTCTCGCAGTTAAGCGGGCTTATGCCATTGCACTAACCTCACGATGTCCAACCGTGATTAGCCCACCTTCGTGCTCCTCCGTTACTCTTTGGGAGGAGACCGCCCCAGTCAAACTACCCACCAGGCACTGTCCTCAACCCGGATAACGGGTCTAAGTTAGAACATCAAACATACAAGGGTGGTATTTCAAGGACGGCTCCAACGCAACTAGCGTCACGTCTTCATAGCCTCCCACCTATCCTACACATGTAGGTTCAATGTTCAGTGCCAAGCTGTAGTAAAGGTTCACGGGGTCTTTCCGTCTAGCCGCGGGTACACTGCATCTTCACAGCGATTTCAATTTCACTGAGTCTCGGGTGGAGACAGCGTGGCCATCATTACGCCATTCGTGCAGGTCGGAACTTACCCGACAAGGAATTTCGCTACCTTAGGACCGTTATAGTTACGGCCGCCGTTTACCGGGGCTTCGATCAAGAGCTTCGCTTGCGCTAACCCCATCAATTAACCTTCCGGCACCGGGCAGGCGTCACACCGTATACGTCATCTTGCGATTTTGCACAGTGCTGTGTTTTTAATAAACAGTTGCAGCCACCTGGTATCTGCGACTCTCGTCAGCTCCATCCGCGAGGGACTTCACCATCAAGAGCGTACCTTCTCCCGAAGTTACGGTACCATTTTGCCTAGTTCCTTCACCCGAGTTCTCTCAAGCGCCTTGGTATTCTCTACCCGACCACCTGTGTCGGTTTGGGGTACGATTCCTGACTATCTGAAGCTTAGAGGCTTTTCCTGGAAGCATGGCATCAATGACTTCACTACCGTAGTAGCTCGACGTCGTGTCTCAGCCTTAGAGAGAGCCGGATTTACCTAACTCTCAAGCCTACGCACTTGAACCAGGACAACCGTCGCCTGGCCCACCTAGCCTTCTCCGTCCCCCCATCGCAATAGTCAGAAGTACGGGAATATTAACCCGTTTCCCATCGATTACGCCTTTCGGCCTCACCTTAGGGGTCGACTCACCCTGCCCCGATTAACGTTGGACAGGAACCCTTGGTCTTCCGGCGGGGAGGTTTTTCACCCCCCTTGTCGTTACTCATGTCAGCATTCGCACTTCTGATACCTCCAGCAAACCTTACGATTCACCTTCAACGGCTTACAGAACGCTCCCCTACCCAATGTCTAAAAGACATTGCCGCAGCTTCGGTGTATTGCTTAGCCCCGTTACATCTTCCGCGCAGGCCGACTCGACTAGTGAGCTATTACGCTTTCTTTAAATGATGGCTGCTTCTAAGCCAACATCCTAGCTGTCTAAGCCTTCCCACATCGTTTCCCACTTAGCAATACTTTGGGACCTTAGCTGGCGGTCTGGGTTGTTTCCCTCTCCACGACGGACGTTAGCACCCGCCGTGTGTCTCCCGGATAGTACTTACTGGTATTCGGAGTTTGCAAAGGGTTGGTAAGTCGGGATGACCCCCTAGCCTTAACAGTGCTCTACCCCCAGTAGTATTCGTCCGAGGCGCTACCTAAATAGCTTTCGGGGAGAACCAGCTATCTCCGAGTTTGATTGGCCTTTCACCCCTAGCCACAAGTCATCCGCTAATTTTTCAACATTAGTCGGTTCGGTCCTCCAGTTGATGTTACTCAACCTTCAACCTGCCCATGGCTAGATCACCCGGTTTCGGGTCTATATCCAGAGACTGAACGCCCAGTTAAGACTCGCTTTCGCTACGGCTCCCCTATACGGTTAACCTTGCCACTGAATATAAGTCGCTGACCCATTATACAAAAGGTACGCAGTCACACCACGAAGGTGCTCCTACTGCTTGTACGTACACGGTTTCAGGTTCTATTTCACTCCCCTCACAGGGGTTCTTTTCGCCTTTCCCTCACGGTACTGGTTCACTATCGGTCAGTCAGGAGTATTTAGCCTTGGAGGATGGTCCCCCCATATTCAGACAGGATATCACGTGTCCCGCCCTACTCGATTTCACGCTCGATGAAGCGTCGGTTACGGGGCTATCACCCTGTATCGCCAAGCTTTCCAGCTTGTTCACCTACTTCACCGAGTGCTTAAGGGCTAATCCAGGTTCGCTCGCCGCTACTACCGGAATCTCGGTTGATTTCTTCTCCTCGGGGTACTTAGATGTTTCAGTTCCCCCGGTTTGCTCTGTTAACCTATGGATTCAGTTAACAGTAACTGCTTATGCAGTTGGGTTTCCCCATTCGGAAATCGCAGACTCAAACGGCTCTTACTGCCTTATCTGCGCTTATCGCAAGTTAGTACGTCCTTCATCGCCTCTGACTGCCCAGGCATCCACCGTGTACGCTTAGTCACTTAACCATACAACCCGAAGGAGTTTCGGGTTGTTGTTTAAACAACCTAAGTTGTCTCGCGTTTAATTTACATGAGTGCGAGACAGATTTTGCCGGACTCAAATTTTGAACAAGACCGAAGTCTTATTCGATACCAAGCACACTTGAATGTGTTGTTGGTGTTTATCTTTCGATAAACATTGAGAACTTTACAAACAACAATAATTTGTTGTTTTGTCAGCTTTCCAAATTGTTAAAGAGCAAGATTTTCTGATGAAAACCATTTTTAAACATTCTCAGCGAAAACGCTTAAAGATGGTGGAGTTATGCGGGATCGAACCGCAGACCTCCTGCGTGCAAGGCAGGCGCTCTCCCAGCTGAGCTATAACCCCATCGTTAGTGGTGGGTCTGAGTGGACTCGAACCACCGACCTTACGCTTATCAGGCGTACGCTCTAACCACCTGAGCTACAGACCCACTTGATGCTCAAATCTAAACCGAATCAATCTGTGTGGACACTCATCACGATAATCATCGTGTAAGGAGGTGATCCAGCGCCAGGTTCCCCTAGCGCTACCTTGTTACGACTTCACCCCAGTCATGAACCACAAAGTGGCAAGCGTCCTCCCGAAGGTTAAACTACCTGCTTCTTTTGCAGCCCACTCCCATGGTGTGACGGGCGGTGTGTACAAGGCCCGGGAACGTATTCACCGCAACATTCTGATTTGCGATTACTAGCGATTCCGACTTCATGGAGTCGAGTTGCAGACTCCAATCCGGACTACGACGTACTTTGTGAGATTCGCTCCACCTCGCGGTCTTGCTGCCCTCTGTATACGCCATTGTAGCACGTGTGTAGCCCTACTCGTAAGGGCCATGATGACTTGACGTCGTCCCCACCTTCCTCCGGTTTATCACCGGCAGTCTCCCTGGAGTTCCCACCATTACGTGCTGGCAAACAAGGATAAGGGTTGCGCTCGTTGCGGGACTTAACCCAACATTTCACAACACGAGCTGACGACAGCCATGCAGCACCTGTCTCAGAGCTCCCGAAGGCACACCTGCGTCTCCGCTGGCTTCTCTGGATGTCAAGAGTAGGTAAGGTTCTTCGCGTTGCATCGAATTAAACCACATGCTCCACCGCTTGTGCGGGCCCCCGTCAATTCATTTGAGTTTTAATCTTGCGACCGTACTCCCCAGGCGGTCTACTTAACGCGTTAGCTCCGAAAGCCACACCTCTAGGGCACAACCTCCAAGTAGACATCGTTTACGGCGTGGACTACCAGGGTATCTAATCCTGTTTGCTCCCCACGCTTTCGCATCTGAGTGTCAGTATCTGTCCAGGGGGCCGCCTTCGCCACCGGTATTCCTTCAGATCTCTACGCATTTCACCGCTACACCTGAAATTCTACCCCCCTCTACAGTACTCTAGCTTGTCAGTTTCAAATGCGATTCCTAGGTTGAGCCCAGGGCTTTCACATCTGACTTAACAAACCACCTGCATGCGCTTTACGCCCAGTAATTCCGATTAACGCTTGCACCCTCCGTATTACCGCGGCTGCTGGCACGGAGTTAGCCGGTGCTTCTTCTGTAGGTAACGTCAAATGATTAAGGTATTAACTTAACCACCTTCCTCCCTACTGAAAGTACTTTACAACCCGAAGGCCTTCTTCATACACGCGGCATGGCTGCATCAGGCTTGCGCCCATTGTGCAATATTCCCCACTGCTGCCTCCCGTAGGAGTCTGGACCGTGTCTCAGTTCCAGTGTGGCTGATCATCCTCTCAGACCAGCTAGGGATCGTCGCCTTGGTGAGCCCTTACCTCACCAACTAGCTAATCCCACCTGGGCATATCCGGTAGCACAAGGCCCGAAGGTCCCCTGCTTTGCTCTTGCGAGGTTATGCGGTATTAGCCATCGTTTCCAATGGTTATCCCCCTCTACCGGGCAATTTCCCAGGCATTACTCACCCGTCCGCCGCTCGCCACCCAAGGAACAAGTTCCTCTGTGCTGCCGCTCGACTTGCATGTGTTAGGCCTGCCGCCAGCGTTCAATCTGAGCCATGATCAAACTCTTCAATTAAAAGTTTTTTTGAAGCTTTCGCTTCGGCTCAATGAATACTGATACTCTCTTTCGAGAGTGAATTGACTGTGCTGAATGATTGCTCATTCAAATGGTCACTCAGTTCATTGATAAATCTTTTTTGATTATCATCAACGAGTGCCCACACAGATTGATTGGTTTATATTGTTAAAGAGCGTTCTTCTTGGCGGTCTGCTTCAGAAGAGGCGGCCATTTTAGCGAGAATCAATTTCGTGTCAAACACTTTTTTCAATTTTCTTTTCTGGCCTGTTGAGGCATCGATTTGGCTGTGAGCCCTTGCTGCGTCAACGAGGGCGCATTATAGAGATCCGCTTCACACTGGCAAGTGTTTTTTGAGAAAATTTATAGAAATAACGCTTAAGTGCTGCATTTGCGCGCAAGGGCTTATTTATCCCACTTTACTCAGACCTTGATTACAACTTATCCACAGAGTTATTCTTTTTGCGCTTTTGTTCTTGTTTATATAAATAACGAGAAGAGCATAAAAAGCCCAACGATTTATAGTTGGGCTTTGTCTTGTCTTTCGTTTATAGCGGAGCGTTAAATAAAGGCGTAAGCATCGGCAAACATTCGATCGCGCCGAGCTTGTTTGTTTTGAGTGAATTGCTCACGTGCAGCCCCAGCCATCTCAAAGCGACCAGCGATATAGATATCAAACGCTTCTAAACTTTCAAAGTCGTTGTTAATCGCCTGCAGTACATTGCCAACTTTTCCTGTCCAGCCATCTAGTACTTGCTCGACCACTGGGACAACCTGCAAATGGGAATGTTGCTTGGCCAGCTCTTGCAGCTCATTCAGTGCGTACAGTTGAGCTGCATCACGCGCCCCCCAATAAAGGTAGATAGGCTGTGTTTTACCTTGCGAGAGGCAATGATCCAAGATTGAGCGAACATAGCTAAAGCCGGTTCCACCCGCGATTAAGAGTAGAGGGCGTTCACTTTCTTGTAATGCTGCGCTTCCATGCGGCACATCCACTTCAACAGTTGTTTGATTAAGATGGGCTTGCTGAAATTTTTCCACGACTTGGTGAGCAAAGGCATTGTGCTCTGCTGCACCAATATGCAGCTCTAACTCTCCATTGTTGCGGCAAGGACTACTAGCAATCGAAAAAGGTCGCTTATCCTTTTCGCCCATGACAACCATTAGATATTGCCCAGCTTGGTAATCAATCGCTTGATCTGGCTGTAATAGAATTTGGTAAGTATGCGTCGCGAGCGGTTGCACCGACTTTACTTGGCATTGAATTATCATTGAACTTCCTCTGGCTTACTCTTCAAAAGTCAGCACTAAATCAGTGGTTGCACAGGCTTGGCAGGCAAATATCCAGCCCGTTGCTTTTTCTTGTTCGGTCAATAACGGCTCGAGTTCATACTCCACCTCACCCTCAACCAACTTACATAAGCAAGCGGCACAAGCGCCTATTCGGCAACGATGAGGAAAGGCTATCTGCTGGTTGAGCGCAGCATCAAGCACCGTTTCGCCCGGATTAATCGTAAATTGTTTTTCACTAGGCAGTATGCGGACAGTATAAATCATACAATCCCAAGCTTATCCCAAAAGCTGTCTATTTTAGCGACCAGAGTCGGATCTTTACGGATTGGCGTGCCCCATTCGCGTTCAACTTCGTTCGGCAGCTTATTGGTTGCATCGAAACAAAGTAGATCCCGATTGGCGATACGTAAGCTATCTCGCGCCGGATCCATACGTGTGGTCATAGCCCAGATCACATCATTCCAATCGTGAATGTTCACATCATCATCACACAAGATCACAAACTTCGGAGGATGGTATGCACTCAAGCAATCTATCACTCGCTCTAGTATTTTTTGCCCCTGCCCTGCCTCTTGCTTATTAATAAGTAAGAGCACAAGTTGACCATGAGCCGATTCCGGTAATGCGACATCAACGATCTCTGGTTCGCCAGCAAGACTGGCTTTTATCGTATCTAATGATAATGAAGCTTGTTCTGTATTGTTGGTATTCACAGAGATTGATAATTCTGCTTCCCACTTACGAGTCGCATCCAGCCCAATCTTTGAACCTAACCCAACAACAGGCGAAGCAAAGTCTAAAGAATCGATCGGCGTATGCTCAATAAACAAAGTATCGCGCTGTGGCGACATATTGCTCACCATTGCCTCAATGACTTGTGGCCAATCGCGCGCGTTTACTTGCTCATCACACACAATCACAAACTTGGTGTACATAAACTGACGTAAGAATGACCACACACCCAGCATGACT
It encodes:
- the coaA gene encoding type I pantothenate kinase produces the protein MSPYLTFDRQHWAELRNSVPMTLSESDLKELQGINDHLTMTEAVEIYLPLARLLNLYVAARQSRNGVLHQFLGNTESAPPFVIGIAGSVAVGKSTTARLLKALLSRWENHPKVELITTDGFLYPNKVLTERGIMHKKGFPESYNIRRLVEFVSEVKAGQPNVVAPVYSHLTYDITDEQKVVDRPDVLIIEGLNVLQSGMDYPHDPHRVFISDFLDFSIYVDADSERIEKWYVERFMKFRQGAFKKPGSYFSHYTALTEAQAEQKARSIWETINGKNLVENILPTKGRAHLILRKGLNHSVEEVLLRK
- the birA gene encoding bifunctional biotin--[acetyl-CoA-carboxylase] ligase/biotin operon repressor BirA — its product is MKEHSAKLNILKQLSDGDFHSGEVLGAQLGISRAAISKHIQGIREWGVDVFRVQGKGYQLAQPMMLLEQSVIQSQVTNPVELHPIIGSTNQYLLDHVDTLSSGTVCLAEYQASGRGRRGRHWVSPFGANLYLSMYWRLDAGMAAAMGLSLVVGVAIVEALEAIGVNGVKLKWPNDLYYQDKKLAGILVEMSGQAGAAAHLVIGMGINLAMRDNEGNIDQPWVSLAEVTGQSRIDRNALATNLITALDRTLRQYEVSGMQNFVERWNRWDNFIGRPVKLLMGANEVRGIERGIDEHGGVLLETADGLKSFIGGEISLRKND
- the murB gene encoding UDP-N-acetylmuramate dehydrogenase; this translates as MFSLSYPKTTMQIQLGANLKPYHTFGIDQTTAQLAVAESIDDLKALYCSAPWINVPKLIIGKGSNMLFTCPYSGMVILNRLKGIEHQQDDSYHWLHVSGGEDWAALVAWCVEQGIGGLENLALIPGCAGSAPIQNIGAYGVEFKDVCDYVDYLCLETGEVKRLTVEECQFDYRDSIFKHQLYEKAVVIAVGLKLAKAWVPSVNYGPLKDLPATCTADDVYQRVCATRMDKLPDPNLMGNAGSFFKNPVISELEFTRLHALHPDIVAYPTEHGVKIAAGWLIDHAGLKGQQIGGAKVHPKQALVIVNTGAACAQDILQLAAYVKQQVFECYGIELEHEVRFMGESKETNLTQWMNKQK
- a CDS encoding GNAT family N-acetyltransferase, which translates into the protein MLEFQQFDPIKLPLIKRFYKMHYPGTKPKSDEQIIVALEKTEIIAVVRFRAIGVHRLLTGMTVKEQNRQQGIGKQLLHHCQREWLNHSTYCFAYAHLENFYQQGSFVRIETFELPSELSILFERYSRSGKDLIPMRYQAK
- the pssA gene encoding CDP-diacylglycerol--serine O-phosphatidyltransferase; this translates as MIARRNPIEHLPAIAQDPDKFGVLLSAADFRTHLVESIRQARKRIYLVALYLEDDDAGREILTELYAAKQRNPGLDIHICVDWHRAQRGLIGAAASEGNAAMYRDFAEQHEHCIPVYGIPVRGREVFGVLHLKGFIIDDQVIYSGASLNNVYLQYHERYRFDRYHTLENTTLADSMVQFIQQEMLAHPAVNNLACGSKPTTKEIKADIRQFRASLALANYQFTKQKIAESQVAVVPLVGLGRRRNRLNQAIVQLLASAKDEVFICTPYFNFPPSIAKEVKKALRRGVKVHIVIGDKTANDFYIAPEEPFKTIGGLPYLYELNLRRFAKANEAHIASRKLSIHLWKHENHSFHLKGIWVDKRYMLLTGNNLNPRAWKLDLENAILIRDDYHHLTEKFEAEIENILQHTQLICTYKQIEKPEQYPDRVQRLVRRIMRLKADRVLKQIL
- the fre gene encoding NAD(P)H-flavin reductase is translated as MIIQCQVKSVQPLATHTYQILLQPDQAIDYQAGQYLMVVMGEKDKRPFSIASSPCRNNGELELHIGAAEHNAFAHQVVEKFQQAHLNQTTVEVDVPHGSAALQESERPLLLIAGGTGFSYVRSILDHCLSQGKTQPIYLYWGARDAAQLYALNELQELAKQHSHLQVVPVVEQVLDGWTGKVGNVLQAINNDFESLEAFDIYIAGRFEMAGAAREQFTQNKQARRDRMFADAYAFI
- a CDS encoding 2Fe-2S iron-sulfur cluster-binding protein codes for the protein MIYTVRILPSEKQFTINPGETVLDAALNQQIAFPHRCRIGACAACLCKLVEGEVEYELEPLLTEQEKATGWIFACQACATTDLVLTFEE